A stretch of Geobacter sp. DNA encodes these proteins:
- a CDS encoding integration host factor subunit beta: MNKSELIEELAARKGLSYKKAEEIVNTIFDAMADAMMDGDRIEIRGFGSFVVNSYKSYTGRNPKTGESIDVKPKKLPFFKVGKELKERVAKS, encoded by the coding sequence ATGAACAAGTCAGAACTGATTGAGGAGTTGGCAGCGCGAAAGGGGCTTTCCTACAAAAAGGCCGAAGAGATCGTCAATACCATTTTCGATGCCATGGCCGATGCCATGATGGACGGTGATCGTATTGAAATTCGCGGGTTTGGCAGTTTCGTTGTCAACAGCTACAAATCCTATACAGGGAGAAATCCGAAAACCGGTGAATCCATCGATGTGAAACCCAAAAAGCTTCCTTTCTTCAAAGTCGGCAAGGAACTCAAAGAGCGTGTCGCAAAAAGCTGA
- a CDS encoding ACT domain-containing protein has protein sequence MMVEQISIFIENKSGRLAEVSKILGDAGVNIRALSLADTSDFGILRLIVNDRDKAMAALKGKGFTVNKTVVVAVEVPDQPGGLASILQVLDSETINVEYMYAFVERCGSNAVIIFRFDETEKAIAVLAAKGFNMLEGERLYGI, from the coding sequence ATGATGGTCGAACAGATTTCCATTTTCATCGAAAACAAGTCGGGACGTCTGGCAGAGGTGAGCAAGATTCTCGGAGATGCCGGGGTCAACATCCGCGCTCTCTCCCTGGCCGACACCTCTGATTTCGGGATCCTGCGTCTGATCGTCAATGACCGGGATAAGGCCATGGCCGCTCTCAAGGGGAAGGGGTTCACCGTCAACAAAACCGTTGTTGTCGCTGTCGAGGTGCCGGATCAGCCGGGCGGGCTGGCGAGTATCCTGCAGGTATTGGACAGCGAGACAATCAACGTGGAATACATGTATGCCTTTGTCGAGCGATGCGGGTCCAATGCCGTCATCATCTTCCGTTTCGATGAGACGGAAAAGGCCATTGCCGTCCTTGCGGCCAAAGGGTTCAATATGCTTGAAGGAGAGCGACTCTACGGTATCTAG
- a CDS encoding indolepyruvate oxidoreductase subunit beta, which translates to MNKPVTNILLVGVGGQGILLASEILAEAFMLAGFDVKKSEIHGMSQRGGSVVSHVRFGTEVFSPVVPEGEGDILFGFELLETYRCLSLLKPGARVVVNDFRIPPPAVLLGQETYPEGLAEKINARFSNFQLIDGLKLAAEAGDPRAANTVLLGAVAQYLDIADGVWQKALEKMVPKKALPVNLKAFQLGRSL; encoded by the coding sequence ATGAACAAACCGGTAACCAATATTCTGCTGGTTGGCGTGGGGGGGCAGGGGATCCTGCTCGCCTCGGAGATACTTGCCGAAGCCTTCATGCTCGCCGGATTCGATGTGAAGAAGAGCGAGATCCATGGCATGTCCCAGCGAGGCGGCAGCGTCGTCTCCCATGTCCGCTTCGGTACAGAGGTCTTCTCACCCGTTGTTCCCGAAGGAGAGGGCGACATCCTGTTCGGTTTTGAATTGCTGGAAACCTACCGCTGCCTTTCACTCCTCAAGCCGGGAGCGCGGGTTGTGGTAAACGATTTCCGCATTCCGCCGCCGGCGGTTCTCCTCGGCCAGGAGACCTATCCCGAAGGGCTTGCCGAAAAGATCAATGCCCGTTTCAGCAACTTCCAGCTGATTGACGGCCTGAAACTGGCAGCAGAGGCCGGCGATCCGCGGGCTGCCAACACCGTTCTGCTGGGCGCCGTTGCACAGTACCTCGATATCGCCGATGGGGTCTGGCAGAAGGCGTTGGAGAAGATGGTGCCGAAAAAGGCGCTGCCTGTCAACCTCAAGGCTTTTCAGTTGGGACGCTCGCTTTAG
- a CDS encoding AMP-binding protein produces MTTYFNEEFETLPRTALEALQLMRLKSAVERVYNNVPFYRTAYDSAGIRPDTITSLEDLQRLPFTTKQNMRDSYPYGLFAVPMEEIVRIHASSGTTGKPTVVGYTRKDISNWADLMARSLVTASVHKGDIIHNAYGYGLFTGGLGAHYGAEQLGASVIPISGGNTKRQIMIMEDFSSTVLTCTPSYSLFLAEEAKAGGVDFRNLKLRVGIFGAEPWSESMRSEIEAKLNLTALDIYGLSEIMGPGVAQECFEGKCGLHIWEDHFIPEIINPETGERVAEGEKGELVITTITKQGIPLIRYRTRDITSITYEPCVCGRTHARIARMSGRSDDMMIIRGVNVFPSQIESILVRIEGVEPHYLLIVDRKENLDTLEVQVEVDEQIFSDEIKVLQGLSKRIEKEIKDMLGVTCTVKLVEPKTIQRSEGKAQRVIDKRAL; encoded by the coding sequence ATGACTACCTATTTCAACGAGGAATTCGAAACCCTTCCCCGAACCGCCCTGGAAGCTCTCCAACTGATGAGGCTGAAATCGGCAGTAGAGAGGGTGTACAATAACGTACCGTTTTATCGCACTGCCTACGATTCTGCCGGTATCCGGCCTGACACCATAACATCACTTGAAGACCTGCAGCGACTTCCGTTCACCACGAAGCAGAACATGCGTGATTCCTATCCCTATGGACTGTTTGCCGTTCCGATGGAGGAAATCGTTCGTATCCATGCCTCGTCAGGCACCACCGGCAAGCCGACCGTTGTCGGCTACACCCGGAAGGATATCTCGAACTGGGCCGATCTCATGGCTCGCTCACTCGTAACCGCAAGTGTGCACAAGGGGGATATCATCCATAATGCCTACGGTTACGGCCTGTTCACCGGTGGTCTCGGGGCCCATTACGGCGCCGAGCAACTCGGCGCTTCTGTGATCCCGATCTCCGGTGGCAATACCAAACGGCAGATCATGATCATGGAGGATTTCAGTTCCACCGTTCTCACCTGCACACCCTCGTATTCACTGTTCCTGGCTGAAGAGGCAAAGGCGGGAGGGGTCGATTTCAGGAATCTGAAGCTGAGGGTCGGTATCTTCGGCGCTGAACCCTGGTCCGAGTCGATGCGTAGTGAGATAGAGGCGAAACTCAATCTGACCGCTCTCGATATCTATGGTCTCTCTGAAATCATGGGGCCGGGGGTAGCCCAGGAGTGTTTTGAAGGGAAATGCGGGCTCCACATCTGGGAGGACCATTTCATCCCCGAGATCATCAACCCTGAAACAGGCGAGCGGGTCGCTGAAGGCGAAAAAGGGGAGTTGGTGATAACCACCATCACCAAGCAGGGCATCCCGCTGATCCGGTATCGCACCAGGGACATCACCAGCATCACCTACGAACCATGCGTTTGCGGCAGGACCCATGCGCGGATCGCCCGCATGAGCGGACGTTCCGATGACATGATGATCATCCGCGGCGTCAATGTCTTCCCGTCGCAGATCGAATCCATTCTGGTCCGTATCGAGGGGGTTGAACCGCACTATCTGCTCATCGTCGACCGGAAAGAGAACCTTGATACGCTTGAAGTCCAGGTGGAGGTTGACGAGCAGATTTTCTCCGATGAGATCAAGGTCCTGCAAGGGCTTTCCAAGCGGATCGAGAAAGAGATCAAGGATATGCTGGGCGTGACCTGTACCGTTAAACTCGTGGAACCGAAAACGATCCAACGGAGCGAAGGGAAGGCCCAAAGGGTCATTGATAAGCGAGCTCTGTAG
- a CDS encoding exopolyphosphatase, whose amino-acid sequence MLEPVAAIDLGTNTARLLIGTCEEGRVLPHTVVRRITRLGGGFSRETGISPEARERTLTALAEFSRELRQHDVLRIRAVATSAVRDAVNGAEFCRQVMESTGITLEVIDGQNEGMLTLQGVLAGLDPIPQHIAVFDVGGGSTEYTIARNRELLFSRSLPIGVVRLTEGKSTIDAMNDKIGRELRSLKEALMQEGLLPLAEGARVVGTAGTATTLAAISMGMLDYDYRKVNNYTIQRGEIETILRRLLPLTPAERLQVPGMEPGREDLIIAGTLVTLKSLELFGSQTLTVSDFGLLEGVLLSAWEKYRP is encoded by the coding sequence ATGCTTGAGCCTGTTGCGGCCATCGACCTTGGCACTAATACCGCCCGTCTGCTCATCGGGACGTGCGAAGAGGGGAGGGTTCTTCCACATACCGTCGTGCGGCGGATCACGAGGCTCGGTGGTGGCTTCAGCCGTGAGACGGGGATCTCACCGGAAGCGCGGGAAAGGACTCTGACCGCGCTTGCAGAATTCAGCCGCGAGCTCAGGCAGCATGACGTGCTGCGCATCAGGGCAGTTGCCACGAGCGCCGTTCGCGACGCAGTCAATGGTGCGGAGTTTTGTCGCCAGGTAATGGAGTCCACCGGGATAACCCTGGAGGTGATCGATGGTCAGAACGAGGGGATGTTGACCCTGCAGGGTGTTCTTGCCGGTCTGGACCCGATTCCGCAACATATTGCGGTGTTCGATGTGGGGGGAGGCAGCACCGAATACACTATCGCCCGGAACAGGGAACTGCTCTTTTCCCGGAGTCTCCCGATCGGCGTGGTACGGCTCACCGAAGGCAAGTCTACGATAGACGCCATGAACGACAAGATCGGACGAGAACTACGCTCCCTGAAAGAGGCGTTGATGCAGGAAGGACTGTTACCGCTGGCAGAGGGAGCCAGAGTGGTGGGGACAGCGGGAACGGCCACCACCCTGGCAGCAATCAGCATGGGGATGCTCGATTACGATTATCGGAAGGTCAACAATTACACCATCCAGCGTGGCGAGATAGAAACCATATTACGCCGGCTGCTCCCGCTGACGCCTGCGGAGCGTCTTCAGGTTCCGGGCATGGAACCGGGGCGGGAGGACCTGATCATCGCCGGGACACTCGTTACTCTCAAAAGTCTGGAACTGTTCGGCAGCCAAACCCTCACGGTCTCCGACTTCGGGCTGCTGGAAGGGGTACTTCTCTCGGCCTGGGAAAAGTACCGACCGTAA
- a CDS encoding tetratricopeptide repeat protein, with translation MMLFKLFKKDSGHFQERGDRLFAENRFAEARHEYEEALNRLKEGATDAAEQKSYLQQQLRAAGNELAKLNLVEAEHAMHLGDPQKAKEHVDLALGQADDETIRGNARQLLSRMVQKEPQPPSITMKNHSCSGCGSTHDQLPQDVEAPIDFLSLNDRFELLIHPLPGDLPDRYRQLGEEFAYAYTAVHDGRIAEGLEIFHKLSVQGESDILNYELALITFQEGRFKECESLLRRALSLNPQNALCLLTLVQLVIETGRVPEAVPILEGMIADGHLPDQASLMLADVLLALGQSDAALDRCLQALGYPSAARAAAERAIPILESMGRGGDAQALAKRYLKGCC, from the coding sequence GTGATGCTGTTTAAATTGTTCAAAAAGGATTCCGGCCATTTCCAGGAACGAGGTGATCGCCTGTTCGCCGAAAATCGATTTGCCGAAGCTCGACATGAATATGAAGAGGCCCTGAACAGACTCAAGGAGGGGGCAACGGATGCAGCGGAGCAAAAAAGCTACCTGCAACAACAGTTGCGGGCAGCCGGCAACGAGCTTGCGAAACTCAACCTGGTTGAGGCCGAGCATGCCATGCACCTGGGAGACCCGCAAAAGGCGAAAGAGCATGTCGACTTGGCCTTGGGTCAGGCAGATGACGAAACAATCCGGGGAAATGCCCGGCAATTGTTGAGTCGGATGGTTCAGAAAGAACCCCAACCCCCTTCAATTACGATGAAAAACCATTCATGTAGCGGTTGTGGCTCTACCCATGATCAACTTCCGCAAGATGTTGAAGCACCGATTGATTTTCTCTCATTGAATGATCGTTTCGAGCTTCTCATCCACCCCCTGCCCGGCGACCTCCCTGATCGCTACCGTCAATTGGGAGAGGAATTTGCATATGCATATACGGCCGTTCATGATGGCCGGATCGCAGAAGGGTTGGAAATCTTTCATAAATTATCGGTTCAGGGCGAGAGCGACATCCTCAATTACGAGCTTGCGCTCATTACCTTCCAGGAGGGACGCTTCAAGGAATGCGAATCCCTGCTCAGGCGAGCTCTCAGTCTGAACCCGCAGAACGCACTTTGTCTCCTCACCCTGGTTCAACTGGTTATCGAGACGGGAAGGGTACCGGAAGCGGTGCCCATACTGGAGGGTATGATCGCCGATGGGCACCTGCCCGACCAGGCAAGCCTGATGCTTGCTGATGTCCTCTTGGCCCTCGGACAGAGCGATGCGGCTCTTGACCGATGCCTGCAGGCACTCGGTTATCCTTCTGCGGCTCGTGCAGCTGCGGAAAGGGCGATACCCATCCTCGAATCAATGGGCCGGGGAGGGGATGCCCAGGCACTTGCAAAGCGATATCTCAAAGGTTGTTGTTAA
- a CDS encoding cytochrome C, with the protein MTDAGAEESVDKGRELFNSTALGKNGKSCAACHPGGKKLEWAATFDDEKLAGIINRCIKQALKGNPLPADSDELKSLVLYLKTFAGPGN; encoded by the coding sequence ATCACTGATGCCGGGGCAGAAGAATCGGTGGATAAAGGGCGGGAACTCTTTAACAGCACGGCGCTGGGGAAGAACGGCAAGAGCTGCGCAGCCTGTCATCCCGGTGGGAAAAAACTGGAATGGGCGGCAACGTTCGATGATGAGAAGCTTGCCGGCATCATCAACCGGTGCATCAAGCAGGCGCTCAAGGGAAATCCGCTCCCTGCCGATTCGGATGAGCTGAAGTCCCTGGTGCTCTATCTCAAGACCTTTGCCGGACCGGGCAACTGA
- a CDS encoding Na/Pi cotransporter family protein: protein MSYASLWEALGGLGLFILGMKSMSEGLQRLAGEGIRRFLERLASTRLSSAFVGSCLSASLQSSSAAAILLVGFVNAGLVSLYQALGVMLGTGIGTTLAVQFIAFKVSIASQPLIFVGAILKFFCRRRRWVYAGEMLLGAGLVFLGLHTMEMGFVPLTERAIGFGIGDSHFPWRIAAILLGALFAFMLQSGSAAVGIVIAMTGSGLVKYDYGFHMVIGEVLGTTAIAAIATISGTLAAKRMVVIYFLINIAAIILVLLFPQSFQNLVHYITPGVSDTAAPAAAGAAARLLANSHTLFSVLSIVLFLPPLGFFVRSAKVILPGREKGLEFEANCKFIDDRVINTPSLAMLQLRNELRRMSDIAASMYDDVVEQFFRFDAKRTLRINKKEEALDVLQREISGFLAKLSRQPLSTEMALGIPAILSTVNTLEHMGDQNEVIIKCLIKKKENKVIFSSTALAELKNLAVRIGDLVHLALGSPEDVNETILTDARALKDEIDRLQEVMHANHVQRLTDGKCTVMAGVVFSDIIAAFDKVAEYAFSIIKLGRGSEHA from the coding sequence ATGTCTTACGCATCCCTCTGGGAGGCGCTCGGGGGGCTGGGTCTGTTCATCCTTGGCATGAAATCCATGTCCGAGGGGCTCCAGAGACTTGCCGGCGAAGGTATTCGCCGCTTTCTGGAGAGACTGGCCAGTACTCGTCTCAGTTCCGCATTTGTCGGCAGTTGCCTTTCAGCATCCCTGCAATCGAGCAGTGCAGCGGCAATCCTTTTGGTGGGGTTCGTCAATGCCGGACTTGTCTCGCTGTACCAGGCGCTTGGGGTCATGCTCGGCACCGGTATCGGCACCACCCTTGCCGTCCAGTTCATTGCCTTCAAGGTGTCCATTGCCTCCCAGCCGCTGATCTTTGTCGGGGCAATCCTCAAGTTCTTCTGCCGCAGACGGCGCTGGGTATATGCCGGGGAAATGCTTCTCGGCGCCGGTCTCGTCTTTCTGGGTTTACACACGATGGAGATGGGGTTCGTCCCCTTGACGGAACGGGCTATCGGCTTTGGTATAGGTGATTCCCATTTCCCCTGGCGCATTGCCGCGATACTTCTCGGGGCGCTCTTTGCTTTCATGCTGCAATCCGGAAGCGCTGCCGTCGGCATCGTTATCGCCATGACCGGAAGCGGTCTGGTGAAATACGACTATGGCTTTCACATGGTGATCGGTGAAGTGCTGGGAACCACGGCAATCGCAGCCATCGCCACTATCAGCGGGACTCTTGCCGCCAAGCGAATGGTGGTCATCTATTTTCTCATCAATATCGCCGCCATAATCCTGGTGCTGCTCTTTCCCCAGTCCTTCCAGAATCTGGTCCATTACATCACCCCAGGTGTTTCCGATACCGCAGCGCCTGCAGCAGCTGGCGCTGCGGCGCGCCTGCTCGCCAACAGCCATACCCTCTTCAGTGTCCTGAGCATAGTCCTGTTCCTGCCCCCCCTCGGGTTCTTCGTCAGATCGGCCAAGGTCATCCTGCCGGGGAGGGAAAAAGGTCTGGAATTCGAAGCGAACTGCAAGTTCATCGACGATCGGGTCATCAATACGCCATCCCTTGCCATGCTGCAGCTCAGAAACGAATTGCGCCGAATGTCGGATATCGCTGCCTCCATGTATGATGACGTGGTGGAACAGTTTTTCCGATTCGATGCAAAACGGACACTGCGCATCAACAAAAAGGAAGAGGCCCTGGACGTGCTCCAGCGGGAGATCTCCGGTTTTCTGGCAAAACTTTCCCGCCAACCCCTGTCTACTGAAATGGCTCTGGGCATCCCCGCAATATTGAGCACGGTGAATACCCTGGAGCATATGGGCGATCAGAACGAAGTAATCATCAAATGCCTGATCAAGAAAAAGGAAAACAAGGTCATTTTCTCCAGCACGGCGCTTGCCGAGTTGAAAAATCTGGCAGTACGCATCGGGGATCTTGTTCACCTGGCGCTCGGTTCACCCGAAGACGTCAATGAAACGATACTTACCGATGCGAGGGCTCTTAAGGATGAAATCGACCGGCTGCAGGAGGTCATGCATGCAAATCATGTGCAGCGGCTTACTGACGGGAAATGTACGGTAATGGCAGGCGTGGTCTTCAGCGACATTATTGCAGCCTTTGACAAGGTTGCGGAATACGCCTTCAGCATCATCAAGCTCGGAAGGGGCAGTGAACATGCTTGA
- the iorA gene encoding indolepyruvate ferredoxin oxidoreductase subunit alpha produces MSTEILSGNEAIARGAFEAGVRVASAYPGTPSTEILENIIKYPSINASWAPNEKVALEVAIGASFGGGRAIACMKHVGVNVAADPLFTLSYTGVGGGLVLVAADDPEMHSSQNEQDSRNYAKFAKIPMLEPADSQECKEFTRLAFELSEQFDTPVMIRSCTRISHGKSIVELGEPVKGLPEPKLVKNPAKLVMLPGNARVRHPLVEERTVRLSEYGDSWSINRADYRSAAMGIICTGVTYQYVREALPEAATLKLGMVHPLPKNLIREFAAKVERLFVVEELDPFIEEQVSAMGIAVTGKEVISLCGELSPGRIREAFARAGIITKTIDAQQPAQEKLPPRPPNMCPGCPHRGVFHLLSRANAYVTGDIGCYTLGFMPPLNAMDTCVCMGASISTASGIVRALPREEQQRVVAVIGDSTFLHTGVNSLMEMAYNQAPATVIILDNRITAMTGRQENPASGYTLTGIEAPEVNIPALCRTLGIRHVRVVDPYDLEATRSVLAEEMARPEPSVVVTNRPCCLIKGEGRFDRSPVLEVDSDACTGCRACLRIGCPAIEWLPALDGPKGKASIDPQLCTGCTLCQQLCKFDAIHRAGGTK; encoded by the coding sequence TTGAGTACGGAAATTTTATCCGGGAATGAAGCGATCGCGCGCGGCGCGTTCGAGGCAGGTGTTCGGGTGGCAAGCGCCTATCCGGGCACTCCTTCCACCGAAATACTCGAAAACATAATTAAATATCCTTCCATTAATGCCTCCTGGGCACCGAATGAAAAGGTTGCCCTGGAAGTGGCTATCGGTGCCTCGTTTGGAGGGGGCCGAGCCATTGCCTGCATGAAGCATGTCGGGGTCAACGTGGCTGCCGACCCTCTCTTCACCCTATCCTATACCGGTGTCGGCGGTGGGCTCGTGCTGGTCGCTGCCGATGACCCTGAGATGCACTCTTCCCAGAATGAGCAGGACAGCCGGAATTACGCCAAGTTTGCCAAGATCCCCATGCTGGAGCCGGCCGACTCTCAGGAATGCAAGGAATTTACCCGCCTCGCATTCGAGCTGTCCGAGCAATTCGATACACCGGTCATGATCCGCAGTTGTACCCGCATATCACATGGAAAATCGATCGTCGAACTGGGCGAGCCGGTCAAGGGGCTGCCCGAGCCGAAACTGGTCAAGAATCCTGCCAAGCTGGTCATGCTGCCGGGCAATGCCCGGGTCAGGCATCCACTGGTCGAAGAACGCACCGTCAGGCTCAGCGAGTATGGCGACTCCTGGTCCATAAACCGGGCCGACTACCGTTCTGCTGCCATGGGGATCATCTGTACTGGGGTGACGTATCAGTACGTGCGCGAGGCCCTGCCCGAGGCAGCGACCCTGAAGCTCGGCATGGTCCACCCGTTGCCCAAGAACCTGATCCGCGAGTTTGCCGCCAAGGTCGAACGACTCTTCGTTGTCGAGGAGTTGGACCCCTTTATCGAGGAGCAGGTCAGTGCCATGGGGATTGCCGTTACCGGCAAGGAGGTCATTTCGCTCTGCGGGGAACTCTCTCCCGGCCGTATTCGCGAAGCATTCGCCCGGGCAGGTATCATTACCAAAACGATTGACGCGCAGCAACCTGCCCAGGAAAAACTCCCGCCCCGGCCACCCAACATGTGTCCCGGTTGCCCGCACCGGGGAGTCTTCCATCTCCTCAGCCGTGCCAACGCCTATGTGACCGGCGATATCGGCTGTTATACCCTCGGCTTCATGCCTCCGCTCAACGCCATGGATACCTGTGTCTGCATGGGAGCCTCTATCAGCACTGCGTCGGGTATTGTCAGGGCGCTCCCCCGAGAAGAGCAGCAGCGGGTCGTGGCAGTGATCGGGGATTCCACGTTCCTGCACACCGGCGTCAACTCTCTCATGGAAATGGCCTACAACCAGGCGCCCGCAACCGTGATCATCCTGGACAACCGCATCACTGCCATGACGGGGCGTCAGGAGAACCCCGCTTCCGGATATACCCTGACAGGGATCGAAGCTCCCGAGGTGAACATCCCCGCTCTCTGCCGCACACTGGGGATTCGCCATGTCAGGGTCGTCGATCCCTACGACCTGGAAGCGACGCGCTCTGTTCTGGCCGAGGAGATGGCCCGGCCCGAACCGTCGGTAGTGGTTACCAATCGCCCCTGTTGTCTTATCAAAGGGGAGGGAAGGTTCGACAGGAGCCCGGTCCTGGAGGTCGACTCCGATGCCTGCACCGGCTGCAGGGCGTGTCTGCGCATCGGCTGTCCGGCCATTGAATGGCTCCCGGCTCTTGATGGGCCCAAAGGGAAAGCGAGCATCGACCCACAGCTCTGCACCGGCTGTACCCTCTGTCAGCAGCTCTGTAAATTCGACGCTATCCACCGGGCAGGGGGAACGAAATGA
- a CDS encoding OmpA family protein has translation MNYLSASLFFSVAALVSVTPAFATPTQTGPTGLISVPTAETLDMGNVAVGVWGNLTKSKTDKAFVVPAVITLGIGSFWEVYGTYPNLLFNGEEDSSDRNTADVGTKIRFYGTRSSNFKAAADIMLQRRISDNLYRDGSTDYGGRLFVTYKTENYGVHAYSGYMSRKLIDDEILFGGGVELAVTPRSRVTAELFGSRYRQSLQDDGPMEANLGIQYHLSPYLTFSLAGGAGLSDLSPDWRFLFGISTSSGLGAYIKPVPKLASEILAEEEAAKKADIKPVKIIPISPKLVKTPAPAEPVSKIEVPLDADREEVVIHTYGQIILPPQVSQSRPVIPPPGRPDAALGNGTVTAENPPTYGFDLKGEMRESAAATPPPTEERLVAYRKFRFPDVVGYFQQGRSELTVEAKRLLAGVADQIRSDKTWAYLRIDGYTDGVGSQKYNADLSLRRAIEVASYLITREGVDPGRIFVRGMGNAKQIADNATEPGRRMNRRFEILFIKRGDKE, from the coding sequence ATGAATTATTTATCCGCATCGCTTTTCTTTTCAGTGGCGGCACTCGTGTCTGTCACCCCAGCCTTTGCAACGCCCACCCAAACAGGGCCTACAGGCCTCATTTCCGTGCCGACTGCAGAAACACTCGATATGGGAAATGTTGCCGTAGGCGTTTGGGGGAACCTGACGAAATCGAAAACCGATAAGGCTTTTGTTGTCCCCGCCGTCATTACTCTGGGGATCGGTTCTTTCTGGGAAGTTTACGGCACGTACCCAAATCTGCTGTTTAACGGGGAAGAAGATTCTTCCGACCGGAATACCGCTGACGTGGGGACCAAAATCCGTTTCTACGGTACGCGGAGCTCGAATTTCAAGGCAGCTGCCGATATCATGCTGCAGCGTCGGATTTCGGATAACCTCTATCGGGACGGTTCTACCGATTATGGCGGTCGCCTGTTCGTGACCTATAAGACGGAGAACTATGGGGTACACGCCTATAGCGGCTACATGAGCCGCAAGCTTATCGATGACGAGATTCTCTTCGGCGGCGGCGTGGAACTGGCGGTAACCCCACGATCGAGGGTAACTGCGGAGCTGTTCGGCAGTCGCTATCGCCAGAGCCTGCAGGATGACGGCCCCATGGAAGCGAACCTCGGCATCCAGTACCATCTCTCCCCCTATCTCACCTTTTCGCTTGCCGGTGGTGCCGGGCTGAGCGATCTCAGTCCTGACTGGCGATTCCTTTTCGGCATATCCACGTCTTCAGGGCTCGGAGCCTACATCAAGCCTGTGCCAAAGCTGGCCAGTGAGATCCTGGCCGAAGAGGAAGCCGCCAAAAAGGCCGACATCAAACCGGTAAAGATCATCCCTATTTCGCCCAAGCTTGTAAAGACACCTGCTCCTGCCGAACCGGTCAGCAAAATCGAGGTGCCCCTCGATGCTGATCGGGAAGAGGTCGTCATTCATACGTATGGGCAGATCATCCTTCCTCCCCAGGTATCACAGAGCCGTCCAGTGATTCCTCCGCCGGGGAGACCCGATGCAGCTCTCGGGAACGGGACCGTCACCGCGGAGAACCCGCCCACATACGGATTCGACCTCAAGGGCGAGATGCGCGAGTCCGCTGCGGCAACACCACCTCCGACCGAGGAGAGACTTGTTGCCTATCGCAAATTCCGCTTCCCTGATGTTGTGGGGTACTTCCAACAAGGGCGGTCTGAACTCACCGTCGAGGCAAAGAGACTGCTGGCCGGGGTTGCCGATCAGATCCGCTCCGACAAGACCTGGGCATATCTCCGGATAGATGGCTATACCGATGGCGTTGGTTCGCAAAAGTACAACGCAGACCTTTCGCTGCGTCGGGCCATCGAAGTCGCCAGTTATCTGATTACACGCGAGGGGGTAGACCCCGGTCGCATCTTCGTGCGGGGGATGGGAAACGCCAAGCAGATTGCGGACAATGCAACCGAGCCGGGCCGCAGAATGAACCGGCGTTTCGAGATACTCTTCATAAAACGTGGGGATAAGGAATGA